The DNA window CTCCCCCTTTTGATTTTTACAATTCTTGCGTGAGGCAAAGCGCCATTACGCAGAATGAGCAAGCGGAGAATAGCATGGCGTCAATAACTTGCGCCCGGTTTTTTTCGTGATTTTGTCTGCCCAGAGGGGAATGAACGGTGGCGTGTTGCCGATGACAAAGCGATGTTCACAGTGCACTTGAGAAATGAAAATCTACTCCGCACCAAACGCCGTAATAGAACCTTGGCGCTACCGCCGCACTACCAGCCCATCACCGATTTAACAAAGGGGATGGTCAGCCTGCGCTTCTCGGCCAGGCTGACATCGTCGAGGCGATCGAGAACTATCAATAAACTGGGGAAGTCACGCTGACATCGCGCCATGATAAAGTCGGCGACCACGTCTGACAGTTCAATGCCGCGACGCTGCGCACGAAGCTTAAAGGCGTGGTGACGGGCCTCATCGCTCATCGGCGGCACCTGAAACACAGCGAAACTCTGCAGGCGCGAATGCAAATCGGGAAGCTGCACCGTCAGTTGCTGAATGGATTTACTCGAGGAAGCCAGCAAAACCGCCGAAGTCGACAGGCACCGGTTATAAAGGTTAAACAGCCCGCGCTCCCACTGATCGTCCCCCGCCACATGATCGAGGTCGTCGAGGCACACCACATCAAGGGCCTCGAGATTGTCGAGCACGGCCTCTGGTGGGAACGCGGACACCTCCCGCATGGGCAAATAGCACGCACGTCGCCCCAGGGCCTCGGCCCGTGCAGCTGTCGCATTAAGCAAGTGACTGCGACCTGACAGCGCGTGCAGAAAGATAAATTTTTCGCCGTCGCCGTCGGCCTGGTGCCGCAAAGCGTCCACCACCAAGGCGCGCTCGGCGTCACAGTAAAAATTATCGAAGCTGCTTTCCGTGTCCAAACGAAAAGCAAAGGGAATTTGCTGCTCACTCATGTCGCGCTATTCGTTGCTCTCTGGCGCAGCCAAACCCGCGTTGCCATCATCACTGCTGGTGCCGCCATACAAATCACTGCGACGATAAAATTCATGCAAATGAGAAATCATCACCTTGATTACCGCCGCTGCAGGCAGCGCCAGCAGTACCCCGAGAAAGCCGAATAACTGACCGCCAGCCATGATTGCGAAGATGACCAGAACCGGATGCAGCCCGATCTTGTCGCCGACCAGGGTCGGAGTAAGGTAAAGGCTCTCAAGCAACTGCCCCACACCAAAAACTGCCGCAACCCCCAGCAGTGGCAACCAGCCATCAAACTGAAAAAATGCCGCCAGGCCGGCGGCAGATATGCCGAAAATAAAGCCCAAATAAGGCACGATGCTCGCAAGCCCCGCTGCCAACCCCAGCACCAACGCCAACTCCAGGCCAACCAGCCACAACCCGATCGAGTAGACCACACCAAGGCAACTCATCACCATGAGCTGGCCCAAGGCGAAAGCGCCAAGAATGTCATCGCACTCCTCAACAATCGTCACGGTCCGTGCCTCAATACGCCGGGGCAGCAAACCGCGCAAGCGAGCCATCATCACGTCCCAATCGCGCAGGAGATAAAAAGTAACGACCGGCACCAGGGTGATGTTGGCCAGCCAAGCCAGCATGGCCATGCCCGAACTGGACACCTTCTGCCAAACCATCATCAGCAGCCCGCCCGCAGTACCCCAGTTTTCACTGAGGACCTTTTTCGCGGAATCCACGGTGCTTTCCTGGGCGGGCAAACCAAGGTAGCGGCGCGCTTCTGGCAGCCCCGTTTCCAACAGCCAGACAAACAGCTCCCGCAAACGCGCACTCAGCAATTGCAACTGCTCAAAGAGCAGCGGCAAGGTCATCAGGACCAAGCCCAAACCCACCAAGGTGAAAATACAAAACACCAGGGTAACCGCCGCACCCCGGCCCATTCCCCGCGCCTCCAGTCGGTCAGCAAGGGGGTCGCCCATATAGGCCAGCACCGCGCTTAGTACAAAGGGCATTAGCACCGGCGCCAACAAGTGCAACAGCAGCGCTAGGGCAAGCGCAGCGATCAACCACCACCAGGGCGACGCGGCGCGCACCATCACTTGTCCTGCCAGCGATAGTAATTGCGGATGGGCAGCGCCGCGGCTTCTGCCTGCAATGCAGGCCGGGTAGCCAGGTTTTTCAACTGTCCATCAAGGGCCAAAAACCGCTCGACCATTTCCATATTCCCCTTGAGCAGCAACTCAATGACCAGCGCGTTATCCGACACCCAGACCGGGTTGGCATGCTCCACCACCGCCAAGTTCTCCAGATAGGTCACCAGACCCGCATAAGCATGAAAATCACGAATGTCATCGATGTAGACCAGCGTGCTTTCGCTATCGCCCCCCGCCACCACGCCAAAACTCCGCGCCTGGGTGTCAGCGAGACTATCGATTATTGGCGTCAGCATGTCTTCGGCCGTTGCGCCGTCAGAGTCAAGCCGGGTTTCGTCGTCCCGCTGCACCAGCGTCCAACTTGCTACCCAGCGACCGCTGGAAAACTCCGAGGCCCGCCCCACCAGAATGTAGGGCGCATCGTACCGTGCAGACGCCGCTCTTACCGCAGCCAACTGCATTTGCCAGACATCATCGACATCCAGGTTGGCGGCATCGGTGATGTCCATCAGCGGGAATTGCAACGCAACACCCCGCCGATCCGCCTGCTTGAGCAGCTCATCATAAAGTGCGCCGGGACTGTCCCCACTGACAAATTCACGGCCATTGATGGTGTCTTCCACCAACCACACCAAAACCGATGGCCGGTTGTTGGACCAAACGGGATAGCCCGCCGATTGCAGCAAGGCATTCACCTGACGCGGCGAAAAGCTCAACTCCAACTGCAGTTCAGCCTCGCCATCGGCATTGTCCTTATTAAGGTAGCGGTACTGGGTCAGCAACGGCTCAGCATTAGACAGTGCCTGATCGATCTGAGGATTGCCGCGAACCTGACGCTGGCCAGAGACCTTGATCAACACCCGCTCCAACGCTTCACCCGCACCCCGGCGCAATGACTGGGCGGACTGCTCTTCAACGGTCAGGCGCTCGTCATAAAGGTTACGCAATACCGCGGCATCAACGGCACCGCTGCTCAACCAGGCCGTCCAAAACAGCGCCAGCCAGTGAATCCATCGCCTGCTCAAAGTCTCGCTCCCACACTTTCCAAGGGCCCGCATTGTAGCAAGCCTGTTGGCACCTCGCCGCCGATCGCGGAAATAAGTCACCATATTGCTGCTGAATTCCCCAGCCAATCAAGCTAAAATATTGCCCTCAACAAGGACAGCCAAAAACTATGACAGACAGCAGTAAACCCCGCCTGAGTTACAAAGATGCCGGTGTCGATATCGATGCGGGCGAGGCCTTGGTCGATCGCATTAAAGATGTTGCCAAACGGACCCGTCGGCCTGAAGTGATGTCTGGCCTGGGTGGCTTCGGCGCCCTCTGCCAACTGCCCACTGGCTACAAAGAACCGGTACTGGTGTCTGGTACTGACGGCGTGGGCACCAAGCTGAAACTGGCAATCGAAACCGGCCTCCACGACACTATCGGCATCGACCTGGTTGCCATGTGTGTCAACGACTTGCTCGTCACTGGCGCGGAGCCGCTGTTCTTTCTGGATTACTACGCCACCGGCTCGCTGAATGTCGACATCGCGGCCCGGGTCGTTACCGGCATTGGCGCTGGCTGCGAGCAGGCTGGCTGCGCCCTGGTGGGCGGCGAGACGGCAGAAATGCCCGGCATGTATGAAGGCGAAGATTACGATCTGGCCGGATTCTGCGTCGGGGTGGTGGAAAAGTCCGAAATCATCGATGGCAATTCCGTGCGCATCGGCGACAAGCTGATCGGCATTGGCTCCTCCGGCCCCCACTCCAATGGTTACTCCCTGATTCGCAAGGTCATCGACCATTGTGGCGCCAGCCTCAGTGAGCCCTTCGGTGACAGCACCCTGGGCGAAACCCTGCTGGCCCCGACCCGGATTTACGTCAAACAGATTCTCCGGCTGATCAAGCAATACCAGATCAACGCCCTGGCCCATATCACTGGTGGTGGCCTGATCGAAAACATTCCCCGCGTGTTGCCCCGCAATACCAAAGCCGTTATCGACGTGACCAGCTGGCAGCGCCCGGCGATTTTCGATTGGCTCCAACAACAGGGCAACATTGAAGATATCGAGATGTTCCGCACCTTTAACTGCGGCATCGGGATGGTTGTCGCCGTGCCCGAGAGCGAGGCTTCCGACATTGTCGACATGCTGCGCCAGCAGGGCGAAGAGGCCGTGGTGATCGGCCATATCGCCAGCGCTACCGACGAGGACAGCAAAGTCCAACTAGAAGGCCTGTAAACCCATGGGCTGTAACATTGTCGTGCTGATTTCGGGCAGCGGCTCGAATTTGCAGGCATTTATTGACGGCGCCGCCTCCGGCGCTTTGCCGGAGTGCACCATCCGCGCCGTCATCAGCAATAAAGCCGACGCCTACGGACTCGAGCGGGCCCGACAAGCGGGCATCGCCACCGACTGCATCGATCACCGCGATTTCACCAATCGGGAAGACTTCGACACCGCCCTAGCCCAACGCATCGATCAATTCGGTGCCGACCTCATTATCCTCGCGGGCTTCATGCGCATACTGACCCCCGGCTTTGTCCGCCATTTTCGCGGCCGCTTACTCAACATTCACCCTTCCCTGCTTCCCAAATACCCGGGCTTGCACACGCACCAGCGCGCACTGGATGCAGGCGACAAGGAGGCCGGCGCGACCGTGCACTTTGTCACCGAGGAACTCGATGGCGGCCCGCCCATTGTTCAGGCAAAAATACCAATAATCCCCGGCGATAGTGCCGAAACCCTAGCCCAACGGGTACTGTCCGAGGAACATACAATCTATCCTCTGGCAGCCCGCTGGTTTGCCGAAGGAAGGTTGCGACTGGACGGAAAAAAGGCGGTGTTAGATGAGCAAGTACTTCCCGAAAGCGGCCTGGCCTACAACCAAGCGTAATCACTGCCGCTTATCAACCTTGCTGTGCGCTATTCTGCTGGTGTCGCTGCTCGGCGCCTGCGATGAGACAGAGCCCTCTGGCGACACCCAACAACCTAATATCGCAGCAGCGCCGCCCGCAGATACCCCTGCCACCCAGCCAGCAACACAGCGCACAACCGTCGATCCAGCTGCCAGCGAGGAAGCGGAAAAGGCGCCACCAAGTAAAGAAAGCTTCAAGGAAGCTGAGATCAGAAAAGCCGTGGCGGCCGAAAAACCTCAGCACGACAAACCTCGGGAGGAAGCGCCTGCGCCCGCTGCGCAGCCGAGCCAGCGAAATGAAACAGCCCCAGCAACTGCTTCCAGCGCTGCGCCTGCCAGGTCAGAAGCGGCACCAGCGAGCACAAAATCATCCTCTACGGTGACGAGCTCAGCGCCCGTCCCGTTACAGCCCTACAACGCCGTGTACCGCATCACCCAAGGCGGCATGAGCGCGGAAGCCAACCGGCGCCTTAGCAAAGCGGGCGATTATTGGCGGCTGACCCAGCAAGCAAGCAAATGGTTTATCACCATCGCCGAGGAAAGCCTGGTCGAAGTGACCGAAGAGGGAGAGATTCGCCCCCTGCGCTATCGCTACGATAACAGCATCAGCAGCAAGAAAAACCAGCGTATTGAGTTTGATTGGCAAGCCAGGCGTGCGACTGACAACGAATATCGCAAACCCTATTCGCTGCCGATAGAAGACGACTATTCGGATCAGCTCAGTGCCCAGTTACAACTGCGTCAGCGACTGCTCAGCGGCCGCGCTCCGGCCCGATGGCAGCAGACCATCGTCAAAAACGGCAAGGTAAAAACCTACCGCATTGAGCTGCTGGGAGAAGAGGTATTGTCCACGGAACTAGGCAAGGTCAACACCGTGAAATTGCGCCGGACCCGCAAAGGCAGCTCGGCGGAAACCCTGGTGTGGCTCGCCAAGGACTGGAACTACTTGATCGCCAAGCTCGAACAACTTGAGGACGACGACAGTTTGTCGCTAGAACTGATCAGCGGCAGTCTCGACGGCCAAGCCCTCAAGCGCCTGACCGAGCGCTAGGGCTGGGCCCCTTGCGCCTGCCCTAAACTGATTCGAGGTCAGCGAGCCGCGCTCACCCTACTGAGCGCACCACTCGCGCCGGACCCTCAGGTCTTGGGTAGGGTCACCCCGGTTTGCCCCTGATACTTGCCGCCACGGTCCTTGTAGCTCACGTCGCATATTTCATCGGACTCAAAGAACAGCATCTGAGCCACGCCTTCATTGGCGTATATCTTCGCCGGCAAGGTTGTGGTGTTGGAAAATTCCAGGGTCACATGCCCTTCCCACTCGGGCTCCAGCGGTGTGACATTCACAATAATGCCGCAGCGAGCGTAGGTCGACTTACCCAGGCAAATGGTCAACACACTGCGCGGAATCCGAAAGTATTCCACCGTTCGCGCCAGCGCAAAGGAGTTAGGCGGAATAATACAGTAATCACCGGTGATACTGACAAAGCTCTTGTCATCAAAGGCTTTGGGATCAACCGTGGCCGAGTAGGTGTTGGTAAATACCCGAAATTCATTGGCACAGCGCACATCGTAGCCATAGCTCGAGGTGCCGTAGGAGATGATTTTCCCACCATTATTTTCGCGAACCTGGCCGGGCTCAAAGGGCTCGATCATGCCCTCGTTTTCCGCCATTCGGCGAATCCACTTGTCTGACTTAATGCTCATCGCTGGTCCTCAAAAATTCCGCAGAATCGTTAGTCATCACTGATTTTTATGTTGGGAAACGCCGGGCCAGCACTGCGCTGACGCTCGGCCAGGGCCGCCGCCATCGCCACTGCGGCACGCCGATAGCAGGCAGCGGCCTCACCGCCCGGGTCGGATACCATAATCGGTTGACCAGCATCACCCTGCTGGCGAATTTGCAGCGACAAAGGTAGCGAGCCGAGCACGGTGACACCGTAATCGGCGGCCAGAGTCTGGCCACCACCCTCACCAAAAATATGTTCGTGATGGCCACACTGACTGCAGACATGCACCGCCATATTCTCAATCACCCCCAGCACCGGCACCGACACTTTCTGAAACATCTCCACCCCCTTGCGGGCGTCGAGCAGGGCAATATCCTGGGGCGTGGTGACCACCACCGATCCCGACACAGGTACTTTCTGGGAGAGGGTCAAATGGATATCCCCGGTGCCCGGCGGCAGGTCAATGATCAGATAGTCCAGGTCCTGCCAGTAAGTCTGGTACAGCAATTGTTGCAAGGCGCCGGTTGCCATCGGGCCACGCCAGACCATCGGCGTTTTCTCAGTTACCAAATAGCCCATCGACATCGACTGAATCCCATGGGCTTCAATCGGCAGCAGGTAGTGCGTGCCGTATTGCTTTGGTCGCACCCCTTCGGCGACACCCAGCAGCATCTGCTGACTGGGGCCGTATATATCGGCGTCCAGTAAGCCTACCCGAGCACCCTCTGCGGCCAATGCCAGGGCCAGATTAACGGAGGTCGTCGATTTACCGACTCCGCCCTTGCCCGAGGCAACGGCAATAATGTTGCGCACATTTTCCATGTTCTGCAGGTTTTGCTGGGGAGCAAAGGCCGCTACCTGCCAGCTGACCTGAACCGATGCACCCGTCACACCCGGCAGCGCCCTCAACGCCTCGCTCAGGGCGTGTTGATAGTCCTGCTGCAGATTTTTGGCGGGAAACCCCAATACCACCGACACCGCAACTTGACCATCTTCTGCGCACACCACCTGGGCGATTTCGGCGACCCGGCCCAGGGGCTGGGAAACACCCGGCAAGGGCAGGGCCTCCAGACATTGACGGACCGCGATTTCCAGCTCAGCAGACATGGAGACTCCAATGGCAAACAAACCCGCGAGTATACGCGCCGATGCCGGGGCAAACAACGCGCAGACAGGTGCAGGCCGCGGGCAAAAACGCTATAGTAGCGCGCCTCGAAAGTGGCGCAGCGCCTCGCTTGGCGGCACCCACGATATTGAATACTCGGCCCCTGATTGATGGCCAAATCGCACAAGGAATCCCATGACGCGCAAGATCCTCGTCACCAGCGCCCTGCCCTATGCCAATGGTCCACTGCACCTGGGTCATCTGTTGGAATCCATCCAGACGGACATCTGGGTACGCTTTCAGAATTTGCGCGGCAACGACTGCCTGTATTTCTGTGCCGATGACGCCCACGGCACCGCGATCATGCTCACCGCCGAGAAACTCGGCATTACCCCAGAAGAGCAAATCGCCCAGGTCAAGGCCCAGCACGAGCGGGATCTTGCCGGTTTCCTGATTCGCTTTGATAACTACTACTCCACTCACTCACCCGAGAACCGCGAGCTATCCGAGCTGATATACAAGCGTCTGGACGAAAACGGCCATATCGAGCGGCGGGACATCACCCAGCTGTTCGACCCCGAAAAGCAACTGTTTCTGGCCGACCGCTACATCAAGGGTACCTGCCCCAAGTGCAAGACCGAAGACCAATACGGCGACAATTGCGAGGCCTGCGGGGCCACCTACACCCCTGCCGAGCTGATCAACCCGCGGTCGGCTATCTCCGGGGCCACGCCGGTGGAAAAAGAATCCACCCACTACTTTTTTAAACTCGGCGAGTTCGCCGACATGCTGCGCAGCTGGACTCGCAGCGACAGCCTCCAACCCCAGATTGCCAACAAGCTCAATGAATGGCTCGATGCGGGCCTGCAAAGCTGGGACATTTCCCGGGACGCGCCCTACTTTGGTTTTGAAATCCCCGGCGCGCCTGGCAAGTACTTTTATGTCTGGCTGGATGCCCCCATCGGCTACATGGCCAGCTGCGCCAATTGGTGCAGCCACAATGACCGCGACTTTGACGAATTCTGGAGCAAAGACTCCAGCGCCGAGGTATACCACTTCATCGGCAAAGACATTATTAATTTTCACGGCCTGTTCTGGCCGGCCATGCTCGACAGCGCCGGCTTCCGCCAGCCCACGGCAATTTATTCCCACGGCTTTCTCACCGTGAATGGCAAGAAGATGTCCAAATCCCGGGGCACCTTTATCAAAGCGGAGACTTACCTGAAGCACCTGCCCCCGGAGTATCTGCGCTACTACTTTGCCGCCAAACTGTCTGGAGCGGTGGATGATATCGACCTCAACCTGGAAGATTTCACCAAGCGGGTAAATTCTGATCTGGTGGGCAAGCTGGTCAATATCGCCAGTCGCTCTGCCAAATTTGTCCAGAAAGGCAATGACGGGAATACCACCGGCTCCCTCGACAACCCCGAACTGTGGCAGCGCACCATTGGCCTCAGCGACACCATTGCCCAACTTTTTGAGGACCGGGAATACAGCAAAGCAGTGCGGGAAATTATGGCTCTAGCCGACGCCTGCAACGAATACTTTGACCAGCGCGAACCCTGGAAGCTGGCCAAGACCGAGGACGGCGCCATGGAAGCCGCCGCGGTGGCATCCCAGTGTCTCAACGTGTTCCGGGTGCTGGTGACGTACCTGTCCGCCGTGCTGCCTGAACTCAGCCAACAGGCCGCTGACTTCCTGAATTGTGATATCACCTGGCAGGGCGAGTTTTCCCCTCTGCTCAACCACCCCGTGAAGCCCTTCAAAGCCATGATGGCCCGGGTCGACCCCGACAAGGTCGCCGCCATGGTTGCCGACAGTGCCGACAGCACACCGGCCCCCACGGCCAGCCCCGACAAAGGCAAAACCAAAAAGCCGAGTCAGGACCCGGGAACCATCGCTGACACCATTGAGTTTCCGGATTTTGCCAAAGTCGATTTGCGGGTCGCCGAGATCATTGCCGCCGCCCCCGTCGAAGGCGCGGACAAACTGTTACAGTTGACCTTGAGCCTGGGCGAGCTGGGCACGCGCAACGTGTTTGCCGGGATCAAATCCGCGTACACGGCGGAGCAATTGGTGGGCAAACTCACCGTAATGGTCGCGAATCTGGCACCGCGAAAAATGCGTTTCGGCGTATCCGAGGGCATGGTGCTGGCCGCCGGGCCCGGCGGTAAAGACATTTGGATACTGAGCCCCGACAGCGGCGCCCAAGCGGGCATGAAAATTCAGTAGTCAGATCATCTCAGGCTGTTATCGGCTCTACCGATAAAGCTTTGTTGATTAAGCTGTTTTTATTTATTCGGCCGGTGCCCATAAAATAGGCGCCGCGCGGATTATCCGCGCTCGCACTTCGCCTTGGGACCGAGGGGGTACCGGGGCGGTTGGCGACAGGGGGAGACTAAAAGGTGTTAGCCGACTATTCCATTTTGCTAATCAGCGCCATTTTGGTGAACAACTTCGTGTTGGTCCAGTTCTTGGGGCTGTGTCCTTTTATGGGCGTATCGAGCAAGCTGGAAACGGCCATCGGCATGTCCAGCGCGACCACCTTCGTACTCACCCTCGCGTCCATCTGCAGCTGGATTACTTACGAGTGGCTACTGGTACCGCTGGGCCTGGAGTATCTGCGCACCATCAGCTTTATTTTGGTAATCGCCGTGGTGGTCCAATTTACTGAGATGGTAGTGCGTAAGACCAGCCCGCTACTCTACAAGGTGCTGGGCGTCTTCCTGCCCTTGATTACCACCAACTGCGCCGTGCTGGGTGTGGCATTGCTCAACATCAACAAAGATCACAGCTTTGCCGAAGCCGCCCTCTATGGCTTTGGCGCTGCCGCTGGCTTCTCTTTAGTGCTGGTGCTGTTTGCCGCCATGCGGGAGCGCTTAAATGTGGCCGACGTGCCCACCCCCTTCAAAGGCGCTGCCATCGGTATGATCACCGCCGGCTTAATGTCGCTGGCCTTTATGGGCTTTGCCGGATTGGTGTAACGCGATGCTGGAATTGATTGCCCAACAACCCCTGATTGCCTCGCTTATTGCCTTGGTCAGCATGGGCCTGATTTTTGGCGCACTGCTTGGTTACGCCTCGGTCAAATTCAAAACCGAGGGCGACCCGATTGCCGATCAGGTCGAGGAACTGCTGCCGCAAACCCAATGTGGCCAATGCGGTTATCCCGGCTGCCGGCCCTACGCCGAAGCCATTGCCGGGGGCGATGACATCAACAAGTGCCCCCCCGGCGGCGAAGCCACAATTGCCGCCCTGGCCGACTTGCTTGGGGTAGAAGCCAAGCCCCTGGACGCCGCCGAAGAATCCGTGCCCTCGGTGGCCTATATCCGCGAAGAAGAATGTATCGGCTGCACCAAATGCATCCAGGCCTGCCCGGTAGATGCCATCCTTGGCGCGGCCAAGCACATGCACACGGTCATCGCCAGCGAGTGCACCGGCTGCGACCTTTGCGTTGAACCCTGCCCTGTCGACTGCATAGAAATGCGCCCCATCGAAACCACCCTGCAGAGCTGGCATTGGCAAAAGCCGCCTGCCGCTGAAGATGTGATCGCCTCTGATCGTCACCCGAATCCAAGCGTGGGGGCCGGGGCATGAGAAAAATCTGGGATATCCACGGCGGCATTCACCCGCCGGAAAACAAACACCAGTCCATGCAAGGGCCGATTCGCCAGGCCGGCATTCCGCCACAACTGGTGCTGCCACTGGCGCAACATATCGGCGCCCCGGCCAACCCGGTAGTCGCGGTTGGGCAGCGTGTACTCAAGGGTCAGATGATTGCCGAAGCCAAGGGCTTTGTCAGCGCACCGGTCCACGCCCCCACCTCCGGGGTGGTCGTCGCCATTGAATCCCGGCTGATTCCTCACCCCTCCGGGATGAGCGCCCCCTGCATTGTCATTGACACTGACGGTCGCGATGAGTGGATTGGTCGCAGCGGGGTGGATGACTTCCGCAGTCTGGAGCGGAGCAAACTCCTCGAACGAATTCGCGCCGCCGGCATTGCTGGCATGGGCGGGGCGGGCTTCCCGTCTGCCGTCAAACTCGGCAAACGCGATGGCAAGCCCATCGAGACATTGATTCTCAACGGCACCGAGTGCGAGCCCTATATCACCGCCGACGATGCCCTGATGCGCGAGCGCGCAGATCAAATCATCGCCGGCGCCGAAATTCTGCGCTATTTGGTGGAGCCAACCAAAGAAACCCTGATTGGTGTCGAAGACAACAAACCCGAAGGGATCGCCGCCCTGCAAAAGGCCGCAGCCGGCACCGGCATTGAGATTGTCGTCTTCCCCACAAAATACCCGTCGGGCGGCGAAAAACAGCTGATCGAAATTCTCACTGGCAAAGAGGTGCCCAACGGCGGCCTGCCCGCAGACATCGGCATTGTCTGCCAGAACGTCGGCACCGCGGTGGCCATCCACAAAGCGATTCATTTTGGCGAGCCGCTGATTTCACGCATTACCACCGTGACCGGCGACGCCTGCCAACAACCCGGCAATTTCGAAACCCTGCTTGGCACGCCGGTACAATTTCTGCTCGAGCTCAGCGGCTTCGACCAGAGCAAGTGCATCCGCTTAATTATGGGCGGCCCGATGATGGGCTATACCCTCAACGATACCGCCGTCCCTGTGGTAAAAACCGCCAACTGCGTGCTGGCCCCCACCGCCCGGGAATTGCCGCCGCCACCGCCGGCACAGGCGTGCATCCGCTGCGGCATGTGCAGCGAAGCCTGCCCGGTTTCCCTGTTGCCCCAGCAAATGTACTGGTTTGCCCGGGCCCAGGAGCACGACAAGCTGGAGGCGCACAATCTGTTCGACTGCATTGAGTGCGGCGCTTGCTCCTATGTTTGCCCCAGCAGCATTCCCCTGGTGCAGTACTACCGAGCAGCCAAAGGTGAAATTCGCCAAGCCCAGCAAGACAAAATCAAAGCCGAGCGCAGTAAAGAGCGCTTTGAAGCCCGTCAGGCGCGGCTCGAAAAAGAAGAGGCGGAAAAAGAAGCCCGCCGCAAAGCGCGCCTTGAGGCCGCCAAACAGAAAAGTGCTGCCAGCAGTGAGGTGGACCCCATTCAAGCGGCCATCGAGCGCAGTAAGGCCAAAAAGGCTGACGCCCAGACAACCAGCCAGGACCCGGCTCAAGCCGCCATTGCCAGAGCCCAGGCCGCACGCTCTGGATCAACCCCGACAGAAAGCCCGGCAGAGAAAACGGCCCGACTGGAAAAACAAATTGCCAGCGCAGAAAAGCGCCTGAGTGCAGCACAAGAGAAACACCAACAGGCCCTGACCCAGGGCGATGCCAACGCCGACGCCTTTGCCAAAGCGGTGAGTAATACCGAGCAGAAACTCGAGAGCGCCCGCCAAGAACTGGCCGCCCATCAAGCCCAGAGCGCACCACCCTCGCCACCACCCACGGCTGAAGCAGACCCCGCAGCGGCAGCCATTGCCCGAGCCCAGGCCAAGCGCGCCGGTGGTGAAGTCGAAGAGACGAACGAGCAGAAAACAGCGCGCCTGCAGCAAGCCGTTGCCGCCAGCGAGAAAAAGCTCCTGGCCGCCCAGGAAAAACTGGATCAGGCCCGCAGCACGGGCGACAGCAAGGTCGCGGCCTTTGAAACCGCCGTCGACAAACTCAGCGCCAAGCTGGCCGAAACCAAGCAGGCACTCAGCGAGCTGGAAGGCGAGGCGCCGGCGACCACAGAGCCATCGACCGACGATGATCCGGCCCAAGCCGCCATCAAGCGCGCCCAGGCCGCCAGAGAAGCGGCCGCGTCAATGACTGATGCCGACAAGCTCAAAGCCAATGTCGCCTCCCTGGAAAAGCGATTGGCCAAAACCCGTGAAAAGCTCAGTGCGGCAAAGGAAAACGGCGATGACACTGCCGATTTGCTGGCCGACACCGTGGCCAAGCTCGAAGACAAATTAGCCCAGGCCCAGCAGCAGCTGGCCGAGCACAGCGCGTAAGGGGCACTCTGATATGGCATTTATGAAGATCAGCTCCCCCCACGCCCACGGCCCCATGACCACCGCCAAAGTCATGCGTCTGGTGCTGCTGGCAACGGTACCGGGGCTGCTGACACTCACCTGGTTCTTT is part of the Spongiibacter taiwanensis genome and encodes:
- the purM gene encoding phosphoribosylformylglycinamidine cyclo-ligase codes for the protein MTDSSKPRLSYKDAGVDIDAGEALVDRIKDVAKRTRRPEVMSGLGGFGALCQLPTGYKEPVLVSGTDGVGTKLKLAIETGLHDTIGIDLVAMCVNDLLVTGAEPLFFLDYYATGSLNVDIAARVVTGIGAGCEQAGCALVGGETAEMPGMYEGEDYDLAGFCVGVVEKSEIIDGNSVRIGDKLIGIGSSGPHSNGYSLIRKVIDHCGASLSEPFGDSTLGETLLAPTRIYVKQILRLIKQYQINALAHITGGGLIENIPRVLPRNTKAVIDVTSWQRPAIFDWLQQQGNIEDIEMFRTFNCGIGMVVAVPESEASDIVDMLRQQGEEAVVIGHIASATDEDSKVQLEGL
- a CDS encoding AI-2E family transporter, translating into MVRAASPWWWLIAALALALLLHLLAPVLMPFVLSAVLAYMGDPLADRLEARGMGRGAAVTLVFCIFTLVGLGLVLMTLPLLFEQLQLLSARLRELFVWLLETGLPEARRYLGLPAQESTVDSAKKVLSENWGTAGGLLMMVWQKVSSSGMAMLAWLANITLVPVVTFYLLRDWDVMMARLRGLLPRRIEARTVTIVEECDDILGAFALGQLMVMSCLGVVYSIGLWLVGLELALVLGLAAGLASIVPYLGFIFGISAAGLAAFFQFDGWLPLLGVAAVFGVGQLLESLYLTPTLVGDKIGLHPVLVIFAIMAGGQLFGFLGVLLALPAAAVIKVMISHLHEFYRRSDLYGGTSSDDGNAGLAAPESNE
- the hda gene encoding DnaA regulatory inactivator Hda, which codes for MSEQQIPFAFRLDTESSFDNFYCDAERALVVDALRHQADGDGEKFIFLHALSGRSHLLNATAARAEALGRRACYLPMREVSAFPPEAVLDNLEALDVVCLDDLDHVAGDDQWERGLFNLYNRCLSTSAVLLASSSKSIQQLTVQLPDLHSRLQSFAVFQVPPMSDEARHHAFKLRAQRRGIELSDVVADFIMARCQRDFPSLLIVLDRLDDVSLAEKRRLTIPFVKSVMGW
- a CDS encoding DUF2066 domain-containing protein → MSRRWIHWLALFWTAWLSSGAVDAAVLRNLYDERLTVEEQSAQSLRRGAGEALERVLIKVSGQRQVRGNPQIDQALSNAEPLLTQYRYLNKDNADGEAELQLELSFSPRQVNALLQSAGYPVWSNNRPSVLVWLVEDTINGREFVSGDSPGALYDELLKQADRRGVALQFPLMDITDAANLDVDDVWQMQLAAVRAASARYDAPYILVGRASEFSSGRWVASWTLVQRDDETRLDSDGATAEDMLTPIIDSLADTQARSFGVVAGGDSESTLVYIDDIRDFHAYAGLVTYLENLAVVEHANPVWVSDNALVIELLLKGNMEMVERFLALDGQLKNLATRPALQAEAAALPIRNYYRWQDK
- a CDS encoding DUF3108 domain-containing protein, which produces MSKYFPKAAWPTTKRNHCRLSTLLCAILLVSLLGACDETEPSGDTQQPNIAAAPPADTPATQPATQRTTVDPAASEEAEKAPPSKESFKEAEIRKAVAAEKPQHDKPREEAPAPAAQPSQRNETAPATASSAAPARSEAAPASTKSSSTVTSSAPVPLQPYNAVYRITQGGMSAEANRRLSKAGDYWRLTQQASKWFITIAEESLVEVTEEGEIRPLRYRYDNSISSKKNQRIEFDWQARRATDNEYRKPYSLPIEDDYSDQLSAQLQLRQRLLSGRAPARWQQTIVKNGKVKTYRIELLGEEVLSTELGKVNTVKLRRTRKGSSAETLVWLAKDWNYLIAKLEQLEDDDSLSLELISGSLDGQALKRLTER
- the purN gene encoding phosphoribosylglycinamide formyltransferase: MGCNIVVLISGSGSNLQAFIDGAASGALPECTIRAVISNKADAYGLERARQAGIATDCIDHRDFTNREDFDTALAQRIDQFGADLIILAGFMRILTPGFVRHFRGRLLNIHPSLLPKYPGLHTHQRALDAGDKEAGATVHFVTEELDGGPPIVQAKIPIIPGDSAETLAQRVLSEEHTIYPLAARWFAEGRLRLDGKKAVLDEQVLPESGLAYNQA